A portion of the Hyalangium minutum genome contains these proteins:
- a CDS encoding TetR/AcrR family transcriptional regulator C-terminal domain-containing protein, with the protein MSDSTLVWDRPEPPERPAPSLLSRARIVAAAVALADAEGLEAVSIRKVAAALDAGPMRLYRYVDTKEELLLLMVDAVYAEMPAPAGRTWREAVRSAARGVREAALAHEWFADLLGGRPHLGPATLAHADALLAAIRSDPGVPDIDTAMRITEALALVLNGAVRKEVAERRAERASGKSEAQWQAASGPYLERMLATGRYETLAEAVRDARHLDAAEIFELGLDYLLDGIEANLPSRDRRR; encoded by the coding sequence TTGTCGGACAGCACACTCGTATGGGATCGGCCCGAGCCGCCGGAGCGGCCGGCCCCGAGCCTGCTGAGCCGGGCCCGGATCGTGGCCGCGGCGGTAGCCCTCGCAGATGCCGAAGGGTTGGAAGCCGTCTCGATCCGCAAAGTCGCCGCCGCGCTGGACGCTGGGCCGATGCGGCTCTACCGGTACGTCGACACCAAGGAGGAGCTGCTGCTGCTCATGGTCGACGCCGTGTACGCCGAGATGCCCGCCCCTGCGGGGCGGACCTGGCGGGAGGCCGTGCGCTCGGCCGCCCGGGGCGTGCGCGAAGCGGCCCTGGCCCATGAGTGGTTCGCCGACCTGCTCGGCGGCCGCCCCCACCTCGGCCCGGCCACCCTGGCCCACGCCGACGCCCTGCTCGCCGCGATCCGATCCGACCCAGGCGTTCCCGACATCGACACGGCGATGCGGATCACCGAGGCCCTGGCGCTGGTCCTCAACGGCGCCGTCCGCAAGGAGGTCGCCGAACGCCGCGCCGAGCGGGCCTCCGGCAAGAGCGAGGCGCAGTGGCAGGCCGCCTCAGGCCCGTACCTCGAGCGGATGTTGGCGACCGGCCGCTACGAGACCCTTGCCGAAGCCGTGCGGGACGCGCGGCACCTCGACGCCGCCGAGATCTTCGAGCTGGGGCTGGACTACCTGCTCGACGGCATCGAGGCGAACCTGCCTTCTAGAGATCGGCGGCGATGA
- a CDS encoding NUDIX hydrolase has protein sequence MRYTPIIGTLGYVLSPDGARVLLIHRNARPDDAHLGKYNGLGGKMQADEDVVSCMRREIREEAGIECESLRLRGTISWPGFGPKGEDWLGFVFLIDRFTGTPLERNAEGELSWVPVKDILSLNLWDGDRHFLPLVFDADPRAFHGVMPYAGGRALSWSFTRI, from the coding sequence ATGCGCTACACCCCCATCATCGGAACCCTCGGCTATGTGCTGTCCCCGGACGGGGCGCGCGTCCTGCTGATCCACCGCAACGCGCGCCCAGACGACGCTCACCTGGGCAAGTACAACGGGCTGGGAGGGAAGATGCAGGCGGACGAGGACGTCGTCTCCTGCATGCGCCGCGAGATCCGCGAAGAGGCAGGCATCGAGTGCGAGTCGCTCCGGCTGCGTGGCACGATCAGCTGGCCCGGCTTCGGCCCCAAGGGCGAGGACTGGCTGGGCTTCGTCTTCCTCATCGATCGCTTCACGGGCACGCCGCTCGAGCGCAACGCCGAGGGCGAGCTGTCCTGGGTCCCGGTGAAGGACATCCTCTCCTTGAACCTGTGGGATGGGGATCGGCACTTCCTCCCGCTGGTGTTCGACGCGGATCCGCGCGCCTTCCACGGCGTCATGCCGTACGCTGGAGGCCGCGCGCTCAGCTGGAGCTTCACCCGGATCTGA
- a CDS encoding DUF1801 domain-containing protein, which produces MNVQGQIKEHLASQPEAKRSDMQELHRLILQALPARKLWFFDGKDSKGKTVSNPTIGYGFHTIAYADGTTRDSFQVGMSANKTGISVYIFGIKDKTYLAKAFGKKLGKASVTGYCIRFKALKDIHIDILEAAIRHGFEAQEEKGSTKRGRMGLR; this is translated from the coding sequence ATGAACGTACAAGGACAAATCAAAGAGCATCTTGCCAGCCAGCCTGAAGCAAAGCGCAGCGACATGCAGGAGTTGCACCGGCTCATACTTCAGGCGTTGCCGGCACGTAAATTGTGGTTCTTCGACGGCAAAGACAGCAAGGGTAAAACTGTCAGCAACCCCACGATCGGGTATGGATTTCACACAATCGCATACGCTGATGGAACAACGAGAGATTCCTTCCAAGTCGGCATGAGCGCAAACAAGACCGGAATCTCTGTCTATATCTTTGGTATCAAGGACAAGACATACCTGGCCAAAGCGTTTGGAAAGAAGCTAGGCAAGGCAAGCGTGACTGGGTACTGCATCAGGTTCAAGGCCCTCAAAGACATTCACATCGATATCCTCGAAGCGGCAATACGGCATGGGTTTGAGGCTCAGGAAGAAAAAGGGAGCACCAAACGCGGACGCATGGGCTTGCGGTGA
- a CDS encoding glycosyltransferase — translation MPSPFAKVADLMTDETIRIARDFRPTLVIYPRLHVLGRLVADLLGVPVVAHSPGLPLDPEARLGSLEWLLLPSTCERQGRTLELTRPAAQIHPTPPSMLSDAFPPGWSTRYVPFNGSGGALPSWLLQPPTRPRVCVTLGSVVPGMGGVGFLKHVVEALAERDVEAVLALGGADLQALGPLPANVRVTGWVPLNELLPSCSAIVHHGGAGTTWTALALGIPQLILPQGADQPDNAEAAQRRGVAVSITPVPETREPIEAALDRVLKDGEMRAAARAVQEEIAGLPSPHDLIERLAALT, via the coding sequence ATGCCCTCTCCCTTCGCCAAGGTGGCCGATCTCATGACTGATGAGACGATCCGCATCGCCCGCGACTTCCGGCCGACGCTGGTCATCTACCCTCGGCTTCACGTGCTGGGCCGGCTCGTCGCGGACCTCCTGGGGGTCCCGGTGGTAGCGCACTCTCCAGGCCTGCCACTCGATCCTGAGGCACGGCTGGGCTCCCTGGAGTGGCTGCTGCTCCCCTCGACGTGTGAGCGCCAGGGACGCACCCTCGAGCTGACCCGCCCTGCGGCGCAGATCCACCCCACTCCGCCGAGCATGCTCAGCGACGCATTCCCTCCAGGCTGGTCCACGCGCTACGTGCCCTTCAACGGCTCAGGTGGCGCGCTCCCCTCCTGGCTCCTCCAGCCGCCCACGCGCCCACGGGTCTGCGTGACGCTGGGCTCGGTCGTGCCGGGGATGGGCGGTGTGGGTTTCTTGAAGCACGTGGTGGAGGCACTGGCCGAGCGTGACGTGGAAGCCGTGCTCGCGCTCGGCGGCGCGGATCTGCAGGCGCTGGGGCCCCTTCCCGCCAACGTGCGCGTCACGGGCTGGGTCCCCCTCAATGAGCTGCTCCCCAGTTGCAGCGCGATCGTGCACCACGGAGGAGCGGGCACGACCTGGACGGCGCTCGCGCTCGGCATTCCGCAGCTGATCCTGCCCCAGGGCGCGGATCAGCCAGACAACGCCGAGGCTGCTCAGCGTCGCGGGGTGGCAGTGTCGATCACACCGGTTCCAGAGACCCGAGAGCCCATCGAAGCGGCGCTGGATCGGGTGCTCAAGGACGGTGAGATGCGAGCGGCCGCGCGCGCTGTTCAGGAGGAGATCGCCGGGCTCCCCTCGCCTCATGACCTGATCGAGCGGCTCGCCGCGCTCACATAA
- a CDS encoding FAD-dependent oxidoreductase produces MIAIIGAGPGGLTLARLLHVNGIESVVYERDASRTARPQGGMLDIRAGSGQLALQEAGLEAPFRAAARREGQDMVLLDPSGTVLLREDTPDDAAMDMPEIDRTDLRNLLLDSLPEGTVQWGKALVAAEPLGEGRHLLRFADGTGAESDLLVGADGANSRVRPLLCDAKPAYAGITYIEGAIRDAARTRPELAAQVGRGNYWALGPGLHLAAQHNGDGTIRVYIAARCPKGALDGIDTADAGAALLDGWHPDIVRLIRACEPPYAVRPMTVLPLGLAWEPRPGVTLIGDAAHLMLSTGVGANLAMQDAANLARAVAAHPGDVDGAVAAFEPVMRERATRTGEQSKSLMDRMFAEDAAQSMLRFFRGEG; encoded by the coding sequence ATGATCGCCATCATCGGCGCCGGTCCCGGCGGCCTCACGCTCGCCCGCCTCCTCCACGTCAACGGCATCGAATCCGTCGTCTACGAGCGGGACGCCTCCCGCACCGCCCGCCCCCAGGGCGGCATGCTCGACATCCGCGCCGGCAGCGGCCAACTCGCCCTCCAGGAGGCCGGCCTCGAAGCCCCTTTCCGCGCGGCCGCCCGGCGGGAAGGACAGGACATGGTCCTGCTCGACCCGTCCGGGACCGTGCTGCTGCGCGAGGACACCCCTGACGACGCCGCCATGGACATGCCCGAGATCGACCGCACCGACCTGCGCAACCTCCTCCTCGACTCGCTGCCCGAGGGGACCGTCCAGTGGGGCAAGGCCCTTGTCGCGGCCGAACCGCTCGGCGAGGGCCGCCATCTGCTGCGCTTCGCCGACGGCACCGGCGCCGAGAGCGACCTCCTCGTGGGCGCTGACGGCGCGAACTCCAGAGTCCGGCCGCTACTGTGCGACGCCAAGCCCGCATACGCCGGCATCACCTACATCGAAGGCGCCATCCGCGACGCCGCCCGGACCCGCCCTGAGCTCGCGGCCCAGGTCGGCCGCGGCAACTACTGGGCCCTCGGCCCGGGCCTGCACCTCGCCGCCCAGCACAACGGCGACGGCACCATCAGGGTCTACATCGCTGCGCGCTGCCCCAAGGGCGCGCTCGACGGCATCGACACCGCCGATGCCGGGGCCGCGCTCCTCGACGGCTGGCACCCCGACATCGTGCGGCTCATCCGCGCCTGCGAACCGCCCTACGCCGTCCGCCCGATGACGGTCCTGCCGCTCGGTCTCGCCTGGGAGCCGCGACCCGGCGTCACCCTTATCGGCGACGCCGCGCACCTCATGCTGTCCACGGGCGTCGGCGCGAACCTCGCCATGCAGGACGCCGCCAACCTGGCGCGCGCAGTCGCCGCGCACCCCGGCGACGTCGACGGCGCGGTGGCCGCGTTCGAGCCGGTCATGCGCGAACGCGCGACGAGGACCGGGGAGCAGTCGAAGTCGCTCATGGACAGGATGTTCGCCGAGGACGCGGCGCAGAGCATGCTGCGGTTCTTCCGCGGCGAAGGTTAG
- a CDS encoding DUF3185 family protein yields MGARVLGVMLAVAGAVVLWMGLKAKDSLTERATEALTGRYSERTTLYLAGGGAALAGGVLLVLFGGGGGRRR; encoded by the coding sequence GTGGGAGCCCGGGTTCTGGGAGTCATGCTCGCTGTGGCGGGTGCGGTGGTGTTGTGGATGGGGCTGAAGGCGAAGGATTCGCTGACGGAGCGCGCCACCGAGGCGCTGACGGGCCGCTACTCCGAGCGCACCACGCTCTACCTGGCGGGTGGGGGCGCGGCGCTGGCGGGCGGCGTGCTGCTGGTGTTGTTCGGCGGCGGCGGGGGCCGGCGGCGGTAG